From a single Lolium rigidum isolate FL_2022 chromosome 7, APGP_CSIRO_Lrig_0.1, whole genome shotgun sequence genomic region:
- the LOC124676438 gene encoding auxin response factor 10-like translates to MLTFTDLSCPAASADDLAPGSVDSQLWLACAGTMCTVPPVGAAVVYFPQGHAEQATAAVDLSAALVPPLIPCRVAAVRFMADAHTDEVFAKIRLVPLRPGDAVVDVGPAAAAARDHHDEPRPSKPASFAKTLTQSDANNGGGFSVPRFCAETIFPPLDYGDEPPVQNIFVRDVHGEEFKFRHIYRGTPRRHLLTTGWSNFVNQKKLLAGDSIVFLRSEAGEVHVGVRRAKRVFCTDDAHSGWDHYRGLTRGGNATDAKGKVPAEDVVAAARLAAAGQPFEVVYYPRASTPEFCVRASAVSAALQVHWCAGMRFKMAFETEDSSRISWFMGTVAGVHAADPIRWKNSPWRQLQVSWDEPELLQNVKRVCPWLVELVSSMPNLHLPSFSPPRKKQRIPSYADFPLDGQLFHPPPPFPPNHPLAHDQLMHHHSFPVFPFPTNGGAPLAGVQGARHPQFPPSFPDLRVTNLQQQPSLPYSGIRRPADEHVETGISTVLTIGTSPVREDDAACILPKKAFDAAKAPTLHLFGQAILTEEQMKSSGSCGSPNWEAEKVSEEGSGSGVIQGSPSNNNNNTSSWRLGDSSSHSSSELGLEPGQCKVFVDSDAVGRNLDLSALSSFEELYARMADMFGIDGAELRSHVLYRGAAGEVKHVGDEPFRAFVKSARRLTILTDAGSDNIGSS, encoded by the exons ATGCTCACCTTCACGGACCTCTCCTGCCCGGCGGCCAGCGCCGACGACCTGGCGCCCGGCTCCGTCGACTCGCAGCTCTGGCTGGCCTGCGCGGGGACCATGTGCACCGTGCCGCccgtcggcgccgccgtcgtCTACTTCCCGCAGGGCCACGCCGAgcaggccaccgccgccgtcgacctCTCCGCCGCGCTCGTCCCGCCGCTCATCCCCTGCCGCGTCGCCGCCGTCCGCTTCATGGCCGACGCGCACACCGACGAGGTCTTCGCCAAGATCCGCCTCGTCCCGCTCCGCCCGGGCGACGCCGTCGTCGACgtgggccccgccgccgccgccgcccgcgaccACCACGACGAGCCGCGCCCCAGCAAGCCCGCGTCTTTCGCCAAGACGCTGACGCAGTCCGACGCCAACAACGGCGGCGGCTTCTCCGTGCCCCGCTTCTGCGCCGAGACCATCTTCCCGCCGCTCGACTACGGCGACGAGCCGCCCGTCCAGAACATCTTCGTCAGGGACGTGCACGGGGAGGAGTTCAAGTTCCGCCACATCTACCGGGGCaccccgcgccgccacctcctcaCCACGGGCTGGAGCAACTTCGTCAACCAGAAGAAGCTCCTCGCAGGGGActccatcgtcttcctccgcagCGAGGCCGGCGAGGTCCACGTCGGCGTACGCCGCGCCAAGCGCGTCTTCTGCACCGACGACGCACACTCCGGGTGGGACCACTACCGAGGCCTGACGCGCGGCGGCAATGCGACCGACGCCAAGGGGAAGGTCCCCGCCGAGGACGTGGTCGCGGCGGCCAGGCTGGCCGCCGCCGGGCAGCCGTTCGAGGTGGTGTACTACCCGCGGGCGAGCACCCCGGAGTTCTGCGTGCGCGCGAGCGCGGTCAGCGCCGCCTTGCAGGTGCACTGGTGCGCCGGCATGCGCTTCAAGATGGCCTTCGAGACCGAGGACTCGTCAAGGATCAGCTGGTTCATGGGCACCGTCGCCGGAGTACACGCCGCCGACCCCATACGCTGGAAGAACTCGCCATGGCGGCAACTCCAG GTGAGCTGGGACGAGCCGGAGCTCCTCCAGAACGTGAAGCGCGTCTGCCCGTGGCTGGTGGAGCTGGTGTCCAGCATGCCCAACCTGCACCTGCCGTCCTTCTCGCCGCCGCGCAAGAAGCAGCGGATCCCGTCCTACGCCGACTTCCCCTTGGACGGGCAGCtcttccacccgccgccgccgttccctCCCAACCACCCGCTGGCGCACGACCAGCTGATGCACCACCACAGCTTCCCCGTCTTCCCCTTCCCGACCAACGGTGGTGCTCCTCTCGCAGGCGTACAGGGAGCCAGGCATCCGCAattccctccgtcctttccggatCTCCGCGTCACCAACCTGCAGCAGCAGCCGAGCCTGCCCTACTCCGGCATCCGCCGCCCCGCCGACGAGCACGTCGAGACAGGGATCAGCACGGTCCTGACCATCGGCACGTCGCCCGTCCGCGAAGACGACGCGGCGTGCATTTTGCCCAAGAAGGCCTTCGACGCGGCCAAGGCGCCGACGCTGCACCTGTTCGGGCAGGCGATACTGACGGAGGAGCAGATGAAATCCAGCGGCAGCTGCGGGTCGCCCAACTGGGAGGCCGAGAAGGTCTCCGAGGAAGGGTCCGGGTCCGGCGTGATCCAGGGCAGCccgagcaacaacaacaacaacacgtcCTCATGGAGGCTCGGGGACAGCAGCAGCCACTCGTCGTCCGAGCTCGGGCTGGAGCCCGGGCAGTGCAAGGTGTTCGTGGACTCGGACGCCGTGGGCCGCAACCTCGACCTATCGGCGCTGAGCTCCTTCGAGGAGCTCTACGCCCGCATGGCCGACATGTTCGGCATCGACGGCGCCGAGCTGCGGAGCCACGTGCTCTaccgcggcgccgccggcgaagtCAAGCACGTCGGCGACGAGCCTTTCAG GGCGTTCGTGAAATCGGCCCGGAGGCTGACGATCCTGACGGACGCCGGCAGCGACAACATAGGGAGCAGCTAG